Proteins from a genomic interval of Musa acuminata AAA Group cultivar baxijiao chromosome BXJ1-9, Cavendish_Baxijiao_AAA, whole genome shotgun sequence:
- the LOC135594242 gene encoding guanine nucleotide-binding protein subunit gamma 1-like → MQANGVNAAPATDRGAPAPSDAKGKHRISAELKRLEQEARFLEEEISELEKIEKVSASLHELLLQVESRRDPLLPETTGSTSTSWDRWFEGPQDMPGCRCWVFWF, encoded by the exons ATGCAGGCCAATGGGGTGAATGCCGCCCCCGCAACCGACCGCGGGGCCCCTGCTCCGTCGGACGCCAAAGGGAAGCACCGGATCTCGGCGGAGCTCAAGCGATTAGAGCAAGAAGCTCGATTCCTGGAA GAAGAGATTTCAGAACTTGAGAAAATAGAGAAAGTTTCTGCTTCATTGCACGA ATTGCTGCTTCAAGTAGAAAGTAGGCGAGATCCCCTACTCCCAGA AACAACAGGATCTACAAGCACATCTTGGGACCGCTGGTTCGAAGGACCTCAAGATATGCCAGGCTGCAGATGCTGGGTATTCTGGTTCTAA